From a region of the Candidatus Rhabdochlamydia porcellionis genome:
- a CDS encoding glycosyltransferase family 2 protein, giving the protein MSSAYLPKIFIIIVNWNGKQDTLTCLSSLHSLDYSNYQIVIVDNGSNDGSISAIKLQFPHHLLLENHTNLGFTGGNNVGIQYALNHKADFILLLNNDTKVSSDLLKRFILGFQQFPKAGILGAKIYLMQNEEKLDHFGGTWNPKKGIFDLIGLHALDENWHEAFCIDYVCGAAMMIKKEVFEQIGLLESRFFLIWEESDFCMRAKRKGFQIISYPSAKIWHKVSASFKGKTHNIYFWWRNRLLWIERNCAFNQLLSIYIRVLIPEIFQLLKIYLLKSVQFICFKHFYSKAEQEKKRTKLLIYKAALKGIKDYLLRRFGPGPDWVNHCY; this is encoded by the coding sequence ATGTCTTCAGCCTATCTTCCTAAGATTTTTATCATTATTGTAAATTGGAATGGGAAGCAAGATACCTTAACTTGCCTAAGTTCTCTACATTCATTGGACTATTCTAACTATCAAATAGTCATTGTTGATAATGGATCAAATGATGGTTCTATTTCTGCTATAAAACTTCAATTTCCTCATCATCTACTATTAGAAAACCACACCAACTTAGGGTTTACAGGTGGTAATAATGTAGGAATCCAATATGCTTTAAACCACAAAGCTGATTTTATTTTGCTGCTTAACAATGATACCAAGGTTTCTTCTGATCTATTAAAGCGCTTTATATTAGGATTTCAACAATTTCCTAAGGCAGGAATTCTTGGCGCTAAAATTTATCTCATGCAAAATGAGGAGAAATTAGATCACTTTGGAGGAACTTGGAATCCAAAAAAAGGAATCTTTGATTTAATTGGATTGCATGCATTAGATGAGAACTGGCATGAAGCTTTCTGTATCGACTATGTCTGCGGAGCCGCTATGATGATTAAAAAAGAAGTTTTTGAACAAATAGGATTATTGGAATCTCGCTTTTTTTTGATTTGGGAGGAATCTGATTTTTGTATGCGTGCAAAGCGTAAAGGCTTTCAAATTATTAGCTACCCCTCTGCAAAGATTTGGCATAAAGTTTCTGCTTCTTTTAAAGGTAAAACCCATAATATCTATTTTTGGTGGCGTAACCGCCTTCTTTGGATCGAACGCAACTGTGCTTTTAACCAACTTTTAAGTATCTATATACGAGTGTTAATTCCTGAAATTTTTCAATTATTAAAAATCTACCTACTTAAATCCGTACAGTTTATTTGTTTTAAACATTTTTATTCTAAAGCTGAACAAGAGAAGAAAAGAACTAAACTACTTATTTATAAGGCAGCTTTAAAAGGCATAAAGGACTATCTCTTACGTCGCTTTGGACCCGGGCCTGATTGGGTTAATCATTGCTACTAA
- a CDS encoding EscJ/YscJ/HrcJ family type III secretion inner membrane ring protein, which translates to MVIINDVDEREANEIIVFLASRGISSEKMQAVSTGAGTTGNEAVKWSIMVDGAHSTKAMAILNQNGLPRKKGMSLLDLFAKAGLMSSEKEETIRYQAGLAEQIANMIRKIDGVLDADVQISFPSTETSSMAYGSQQEKLKKITAAVYVKHQGVFDDPNSHLSSKIKRLVSGSVTGLDLNDVTVISDRARFIDVSLTPISESLEGSENAYVSIWSIILSKQSASRFRVVFFLLMFCLFIFALLIGWMIWKFYPLLKEKGNWRNLLKITPFKEREGKIESPESEK; encoded by the coding sequence ATGGTCATCATAAATGATGTCGATGAAAGAGAGGCAAATGAAATCATCGTCTTTCTAGCGAGTAGAGGGATCTCTTCAGAAAAAATGCAAGCTGTAAGCACAGGAGCTGGTACAACAGGCAATGAAGCTGTAAAGTGGAGCATTATGGTTGATGGGGCTCATTCTACAAAAGCTATGGCTATTTTAAATCAAAATGGATTGCCTCGTAAAAAAGGAATGAGCTTATTGGACCTTTTTGCAAAAGCGGGCTTGATGTCTTCGGAAAAAGAAGAAACTATTCGTTATCAAGCAGGACTTGCTGAACAAATTGCTAACATGATCCGTAAGATCGACGGTGTACTAGATGCAGATGTACAAATTTCTTTTCCTTCTACTGAAACTTCTTCCATGGCTTATGGATCACAACAAGAAAAACTTAAAAAAATTACAGCAGCGGTTTATGTAAAACATCAAGGAGTGTTTGATGATCCTAATTCCCATCTCTCTTCTAAAATTAAACGCCTTGTATCTGGTAGCGTAACAGGTCTTGATCTCAACGATGTTACAGTCATTTCAGATCGTGCACGCTTCATCGATGTTTCATTAACTCCCATAAGCGAATCTTTAGAAGGATCTGAAAATGCATATGTAAGTATTTGGTCGATTATATTAAGCAAACAATCAGCTTCTCGTTTCCGCGTTGTCTTCTTTCTTCTGATGTTTTGCTTATTTATATTTGCTTTGCTTATCGGTTGGATGATTTGGAAGTTCTACCCCCTTCTTAAAGAAAAAGGGAACTGGAGAAATCTACTTAAAATTACCCCTTTTAAAGAGAGAGAAGGAAAAATAGAATCACCTGAGAGTGAAAAGTAA
- a CDS encoding FliH/SctL family protein, translating into MKFLTLIQQSEVHPATEEKVILAKDFSILLETKSLVEHAQEDIVLYKQKVEKECKKLRAQAKQQGFDEGLEQFSTYITDLEKKVLFWYSELQKKVLPLALQAAKKIVSQQLSLDPETIVRIVSETLKSVKQSPDITIYVNKLDKDILEENKPTLKKNLEQVKVFTIQERDDIEQGGCVIETDSGIINAKIDKLWESLEHAFQKYM; encoded by the coding sequence ATGAAATTTCTAACACTCATTCAACAAAGCGAAGTACATCCAGCTACAGAAGAAAAGGTGATCCTTGCTAAAGATTTTAGTATTTTATTAGAAACAAAATCTCTGGTTGAACATGCACAAGAAGATATTGTTCTTTATAAACAAAAGGTAGAAAAAGAGTGTAAAAAGCTACGCGCCCAAGCAAAACAACAAGGCTTTGATGAGGGACTCGAGCAATTCAGTACTTATATTACAGATTTAGAAAAAAAAGTGCTTTTTTGGTATTCAGAACTGCAAAAAAAAGTACTTCCTCTTGCTCTACAGGCAGCTAAAAAAATCGTTAGCCAACAGCTATCTTTGGATCCTGAAACTATTGTGCGAATCGTCTCTGAGACGCTTAAGAGCGTGAAGCAAAGTCCTGATATTACCATCTATGTCAATAAATTAGACAAAGATATTCTAGAAGAAAATAAGCCCACTCTTAAGAAAAATCTTGAACAAGTAAAAGTTTTTACGATTCAGGAAAGAGATGATATTGAACAAGGAGGCTGTGTTATTGAAACAGACAGCGGAATTATCAATGCCAAAATAGATAAACTTTGGGAATCTTTAGAGCACGCTTTTCAAAAATACATGTAA
- the sctR gene encoding type III secretion system export apparatus subunit SctR, which yields MHKRFLIFSFILLACLFLGDCLYAQEVIPSSPSIEQLAPTPTILEELTAITAFALLPFAIMLLTSYIKIVIVLSLLRNALGIQQSPPNQVISGIALLMTIYVMFPTMVAMYRAGENQIKDRAPTNLFSAESAQYTVDVINVTKEPMRDFLQRNTTAKHMGGFYQLAQRSIPEEFRGGLKPNDFIILIPAFITSQLKAAFEIGVLIYLPFFVIDLVTSNILLAMGMMMLSPLTIALPLKLLLIVMVDGWTLIIQGLVLSFR from the coding sequence ATGCATAAACGCTTTCTGATTTTTTCTTTTATATTGCTAGCCTGTCTTTTTTTAGGAGACTGTTTATATGCACAGGAAGTAATTCCCTCTTCACCTTCTATTGAACAACTAGCACCAACGCCTACCATTTTAGAAGAATTAACAGCAATCACAGCTTTTGCGCTTTTGCCTTTTGCTATTATGCTCTTAACCTCTTACATTAAAATTGTGATTGTATTGTCTCTTCTACGCAATGCTCTGGGCATTCAGCAATCTCCACCAAATCAAGTCATAAGTGGTATTGCTCTTTTAATGACGATTTATGTGATGTTTCCCACCATGGTAGCCATGTATAGAGCAGGAGAAAATCAGATTAAAGACAGAGCTCCTACAAACTTATTTTCCGCTGAAAGCGCTCAATACACGGTAGATGTAATCAATGTTACAAAGGAGCCTATGCGTGATTTTTTACAGAGAAATACTACTGCTAAGCACATGGGTGGTTTTTATCAACTTGCTCAGCGCTCTATACCAGAAGAGTTTCGTGGCGGGTTAAAACCCAACGATTTTATCATTTTGATTCCTGCTTTTATTACCTCACAACTTAAAGCTGCGTTTGAAATTGGTGTCTTAATCTATTTACCCTTCTTTGTAATAGATCTAGTGACCTCCAATATTTTACTTGCTATGGGCATGATGATGTTATCTCCTTTAACAATTGCACTTCCTTTAAAGCTACTATTAATCGTAATGGTAGATGGATGGACATTGATCATTCAAGGACTAGTCTTATCATTTCGTTAA
- the sctS gene encoding type III secretion system export apparatus subunit SctS, with translation MYNTEIYQLSYQALLLILLLSGPPILISTLLGLTVAIFQAATQIQEQTLSFMVKLFAVIFTLLIVGGWLSAQILQFTNNIFTNFPKWAS, from the coding sequence ATGTATAACACAGAAATCTATCAGCTTTCTTATCAAGCTCTGTTATTGATTCTTCTTTTATCCGGTCCTCCTATTTTGATCAGCACTCTGCTCGGATTAACCGTTGCTATTTTTCAGGCAGCTACACAAATTCAAGAGCAAACACTCTCTTTCATGGTCAAACTATTTGCAGTGATTTTTACCTTGCTCATTGTTGGAGGATGGTTAAGCGCACAAATTTTACAGTTTACTAATAATATCTTTACTAATTTTCCTAAATGGGCGTCTTAA